Within Oscillatoria salina IIICB1, the genomic segment AACGAGCTACTACATCTGCCACCATTGTTGTATAAGCACTACCGATATGAGGTACGTCGTTAACGTAGTACAAAGGTGTTGTTAAGGCAAATTTATGTTTATTCATACTAGGTTAGGTATGGGTCTTAATAAATAGAAAAATTTGTCTTGGCGAATTAAGAAGTATAGCATTTAGGAACTTCGACTTTATTTTAGTAGGAGAATTGCCCTGGTCAAACTCCCCAAATTAGTATAGGAGGAATTGCGAGCGTTAGGTATGTCTACTGGTGGATTAATTTTTCCTTAAGGAATCGATGATAATTTTCAAGAGAAAAATTACGGATAAGTTTGTGGCGATCAATGTCTTGTTTCGCAAATCCCCCAATTGTATCGTGTCAATGTCTCAGTACTGATAACTGCTACAGTAAGATTTTTTACTTTATCTACCCTAAGACATTTGTCAAGTAAAGTAAAGTAATATTAAGTTTTAGTTAGCTCGACCAACACTGCTGCGAATCCAACTAAAAACACGAATGTCTTCTGATAGTCCCCTCCAAATCTCTAACTTACTGCTAGCAGCGATGGAAATGCGGATGTTTGTTTACCACGAAAACCGCATTCCTCAGAATACGGCTGTGGTGGTAGTGAGTAATCATCGCAGCTTTATGGATGCCTCCGTGTTGATGAAAGCATTAGGTCATCCGCTTCGCACTGCTTGTCATCACTATATGGGTCAAGTTCCAGTAATGCGGGAATTTGTCCACCTGCTTGGCTGCTTTCCTTTGGAAGAGCGAGAACAACGGCAACAAAGTTTTTTCAAGCAAGCAACTGAGTTACTCAAATCTCACGAATGGGTTGCAGTGTTTCCTGAAGGAGCGCAACCAATGATCAAGCTAACTCAACCAGAGAAAGTAGGTAAGTTTCATCGTGGCTTTGCTCACTTAGCTTTCCGGACTGATGTATGTAATTTAGCAGTTTTACCAGTGGCGATCGCTTCTTACGAAGAAAATGTCACTAAAGCAGTTCCACTGCGTTTCTTACGCCTATTTGACCCCTCAGAACCGCTTTTTGACCAATCTGGTTGGCATCCAATGGTAACTTACCAAAGCGTCAATGTTCTTATCGGTCATCCTTATTGGATTACACCCACACAACGCGAACAATATCAAGGTAAACAAGCAAAGCAGGTGATTACTCACTTGACGAAATATTGTCGTTCCCAAATTACTGAATTACTTGCTGTTGGTTGCAATTGATCGGTTACCAGTTACCAGTTACCAGTTATCAGTTATCAGTTACCAGTTACCAGTTACCAGTTACCAGTTACCAGTTAACAGTTAACAGTTAACAGTTTCCCAGTCCCCAATCCCCAATCACCAGTCCCCAATCACCAGTCCCCAATCACCAGTCCCCAATCACCAGTCCCCAGTCCCCAATCACCAGTCCCCAATCACCAGTCCCCAATCACCAATCCCTGATAGTTGAATTTTCACTGATAAAAATGCCTAAACTTAAGAGTTATCCTTGTTTTCTCACGCCGAAAAATCTTAATCCCCACTATCCACTGTTCGTATTTTTGCCGGGAATGGATGGTACGGGTGAATTATTGCGGTGTCAAACTGAAAGTTTACAGGAATCTTTCGATATTCGCTGTTTGGCGATACCTTCAGACGATTTGACTGACTGGGATACTCTTTCGGCTCAAGTGGTAGAACTAATTAAAAAAGAAATTGGTAAAGAGTCACAACGTTCAGTTTATCTGTGTGGTGAGTCCTTTGGAGGCTGTCTAGCTCTAAAAGTAGCGGTTCGAGAACCAAAATTATTCGATCGCATTATTCTCGTTAATCCTGCGTCTTCTTTCAGTCAACGCCCCTGGTTGCGTTGGGGGGCGCAATATCTACGTTTAATACCGGAATGCTTTTACCGCTTTTCGGCTTTGGCAATTTTACCTTTTTTTGTAACTTTGGCACGAACTGCATCTCGCGAGCGCCGAGAATTGTTAGAAGCAATGCGTTCTGTACCACCTCATACGGTACAATGGCGCATCTCTTTACTTAAAGATTTCCGCGTGGATGAAAATCATTTGCGGCGTTTGACTCAACCTGTGTTGTTAATTGCTGGTGGTGCCGATCGGGTTTTACCTTCGATCGCTGAGGCTAAACGGTTAGCTAGTAAACTTCCTGATGCAAGAATTTTTGTTCTCAAATATAGCGGTCATGCTTGCTTGCTGGAAACAGAAACTCAACTTTATCAAATTCTCAAAGCTGAGAATTTTTTGGCAGCAGATGTTCCTCAACCTGCTACTATATCTAACTCTAATTAGACTTTATTTTGGCTTTTTTGGACAAAGTAACCAGAGTTTTGTCAAGGGTTAAGGTTTAAATATAAAAAAGTTACTTGAAAACCACTTAAACCATTAAATTAGATTATGTTACAAATCTTTATCGAGATCGTAATGTATCGTATACTACGCCAATAGAGCGTAAGTAAGGAGCAAAAACAACGATGTCAGAGGCTCAAGTGCCAATGACAGTTCCCAAAGATTTTCTTAAACCGCCCGGTGGTTGGAATCCAACGGTGGTAATGTTTTTGGTAGCTTTGATGCTAATAGTATTGTCCATCTGCGGTTACTACCTTTGGAACTGGCAAAGTTGGTGCTGCTTTTGGCTGAATGTCTTGGCTTTACATTTATCAGGTTCGGTAATTCACGATGCTTCTCATAATGCTGCCCACCGCAACCGAATTATTAATGCTCTTTTAGGGCATGGTAGTGCGTTAATTTTGGGATTTGCTTTTCCGGTATTTACGCGGGTTCACTTACAACATCATGCCCACGTTAACGATCCGGAAAACGATCCGGATCATTTTGTTTCCACTGGTGGTCCTTTGTGGCTGATTGCCCCTCGTTTTTTTTATCACGAAGTATTTTTCTTTAAGAGGGCTTTGTGGCGGAAATATGAGTTACTGGAATGGTTTTTAAGCCGATTGTTTTTAGCTGGTATTGTTTATTTGTCTTTGCAGTTCGGCTTTTTTGATTATGTGGTTAACTATTGGTTTGTGCCAGCTTTGGTGGTGGGATTGACTCTGGGTTTATTTTTTGATTATTTACCACACCGCCCTTTTCAAGAGCGCGATCGCTGGAAAAATGCGAGAGTTTATGCTTCTGCGATCCTCAATCTACTCATCCTGGGACAAAATTATCATTTAATTCACCATCTTTGGCCTTCAATTCCTTGGTATAAGTATCAATCGGCTTACCGCGCGACTAAACCTTTATTAGATAGCAAGGGCTGTCATCAATCTCTAGGATTGCTCAAATTTAAGGATTTTTGTGGTTTTGTCTACGATATTTTTCTAGGAATTCGCTTCCATCGGAAAAAATCTAAACAGGCGATCGGGGATTAGGGATTGGGGACTGGGTTCAGTGAACAGTGAACAGTTAGGAGTTATCAGTTATCAGTTCATACTCTAATTCCCCCTTGTCCCCCCTTCTTCCTTGTCTTCCCCTTCTTCCTTGTCCCCCCTCTTCCCCTTCTTCCTTGTTTTCTCAAGAGGGGCAACCACGGGGGGATTGCCCCTACTAACTGATTTGAGACAGACTCCAATCAGGACGGAGATTTTTAGCTTTGCGTAAGTAGGGATGATTTAGCTTGAGTTTCGGGGTTGGGGTATTAACGTGGAGCATAATTCTAATACAACGCTCTAAGCTACCCTCAACGTGCATTTGCTGAACATCGAGTAAAGCAACATTATCCCAACGAGGACGTTCCCTGGCGATCGCGGCAGGAAAAATCGCATCTAGATCGCGGGTAGTGGTAAAAACTGCACTAATAATATCTTCCGGATCGAGTTGATTGCGTAACTCCACTTCTTCGAGTAGCTCGCTAACTGCTTCTCGAATGGCTTCGATTGTGTTTTCTTCAGCAGTCGTCGCCCCACGAATCGCCTGCACTTTCCACTCCACTGCTTGCATCCTCCGCAAAGATTCTCCTCCTAGGGTCGATAAAGCCACAATGGTTGACCACTTGTAGCCAGTTCAAATTCTAACCAATCTCTTGCTGCTTCTATCCCCGATTTTTTTGGGCTTTGACCCGAGATTAAGCGCATCAGGGGATTCTTTTTCTCTTCAATAGTTTCGCATTTACTTTTTTCTGGGTCTAGTCCTGCTAGTTCTGCTGCCCAACAACGAGCATCTTCTTCTGTTCCTAAACGATCGACAACTCCTAATTCTAGAGCTTGTTCGCCTGTAAAAATTCTCCCGTCGGCAAAACTTCTGACTGTTTCTACAGCTAAATTACGTCCTTCAGCGACAGTTTGGACGAATTGTTGATAACTTGTATCAATCAGTTGTTGGAGAATGTTCATTTCTTCTGGGGTGGGATCGCGATCGAAGGCGAGAATGTCTTTGTAAGGACCGGATTTGATTACTTTGAAGGAAACGCCGATTTTATCTAAGAGACGTTCAAGATTATTTCCTCGCAAAATTACGCCGATGCTGCCAGTAATTGTACCGGGATTGGCGACGATGTGTTCTGCCCCCATACCGATGTAAACTCCTCCAGAGGCGGAGATGTTGCCGAAACTAGCGACTATTTTGATTTTTTCTCGCAGACGCTTGAGGGCGTAGTAAATTTCTTGCGAGTCTCCGACTGTACCACCAGGAGAGTCAATTCTTAACAGTAGAGCGGGATATTTCCTCTCTTCGACGACTTTTAGAGCTTTGAGGACTCGTTTACGGGTTTCGGAGGCGATCGCTCCTGTGATTTCTATCCGAGCTATTTGCTTGGCTTTTTTTGTTTTAAAGGGCCAGACCATTTGGTTTTTAACAGACTAAGTTATTTCGCTATGAGTTAGCTTATCCTTGTAAACGACCTCACCCCTTTAGGGCAAGGCTTCTCGGAGCTTTTTCGGTGATTGTGCTTATTCTTAATATACTTTGCCTGGTTGGGGATTGGGTTTTTCAGTGACCAGCGAGCGGCGAATAGTGAACCCAGTCCCCAATCCTCAAGCGATCGCCAGATCTGTTTACAAAAATACACAATTGATTAAAATTAAGTTAAGTAAAGAAAACAGCAACAAGATTTACTTAACTAGATTTTAGATACACATAATCTTGATGGAATCAAATATAACAAAATTTAAAAAGTATCTGTATCCGTTGATACTAATTACGCCTTTTTTCCTTTGGGGAACGGCAATGGTAGCGATGAAAGGAGTGATTCCGAACACGACACCCTTATTTATGGCAGGAATACGCTTGCTGCCAGCCGGATTGTTAGTATTAGCTGTGGGAATGATTCTCGGTCGTCCTCAGCCTCAAGGCTGGAAAGCATGGTTGTGGATTAGTTTATTTGCCTTGGTAGACGGGGTAATGTTCCAAGGATTTCTCGCTGAGGGTTTAGTGAGAACCGGGGCTGGTTTAGGTTCGGTGATGATTGACTCCCAACCGATCGCGATCGCTATTCTCTCCAGTTGGCTATTTGGCGAAATTATCGGAATCTGGGGCGGAATCGGTTTACTGACAGGAGTTTTGGGAATTAGTTTAATTGGTTTCCCCGATCGCTGGATCGTTAATCTGCTTCAAGGTGACTTTCTCAACATCTCTTTTAACTGGGAAGCCTTGTTTAGTAACGGCGAGTGGTTAATGCTGCTAGCATCGCTGTCAATGGCAGTGGGAACAATTATGATTCGGTTTGTGACTCGTTATGCCGATCCCGTGACAGCCACAGGCTGGCACATGATCGTTGGGGGGTTGCCTTTATTCATATTTTCTGGTATAGGAGAATCAAACCAATGGGCAAATCTGGATTTGAATGGTTGGTTAGGACTGACTTACGCCACAGTATTTGGTAGCGCGATCGCCTATGGCTTATTTTTCTACATTGCTTCGTCAGGTAATCTCACTAGCTTTACTTCTCTAACCTTCCTCACACCAGTTTTTGCGCTAATTTTCGGCAATTTATTTTTAGCAGAAGTCCTCAGTGAAATTCAATGGGTCGGAGTATGCCTAACTCTGGTAAGTATACTTTTGATTAATCAGCGCGAAAGAATCGGACAATGGTGGCACAAGGAAGTTAGGGAAGAAAACGCCGAAACCAGTAACAGCCAAAAAACCGATCGCTCGGCGATCGCCAAACAAGTATCTCTGAAAATTACCGACTCCACCAGCAGAAGTATCAGTTAAGGAAACTTACGTTTCGATCGCAATAGTCGCTAAGCTAGAAACAGTGAAAAAAAATCAGGGCTTGCATCTGCCTTTGATGCCGTTACGATTTATAACAAGAGTGGGTTAGTCGGAAAAAAGGCTCAACTCAGCCGAGAAAAAATTACCGATCTAACCAAAACTTTGCGTCACACTGGCTGCCAAGTTATCAGCCCTGAATAAGTTTATGATGCGCGATCGCTTACCTCTGTTTCTAGCTGCCTGCTTTACTTGTCTAACTGTCACAGAAAATTTATCTACTCGGTTAGCATTTTCTCTCTCGTACCCAGGAGATTACGAAATTGCTCAGTTAGAAGACAACGCTACTACTCCTAAGCCTACCCTGATTCCCGGCAGTCAGGGTGCAGAAGTCGAACAACTGCAAACTAAACTCAAACAGTTAGGTTACTTCGAGGGCGAAATTGATGGTGTATACAACGAAAGTACCAGGTTAGCTGTAGAAGAATTTCAACGAAGCCAAGCTTTAGCTGCTGATGGTATTGTCGGCTCAGGTACTTGGCAAAAGTTAGACGCAGTTGAAGTAAAATCAACTCCTACCCCAGCAGAATCAGATACTTCTCCCGTTGAAGAAGAAAAACCTTTATTTAGCAAACGAACCTTATTTTTATTCGGCGTATTTTTTGCGATCGTCGCTAGCTTAGGAGTAGGTATAGTATTTTTACTGGGAATGTTCAAGGGTAAGAAGAAAGCAAGGCGAAATCTTAGATCCGTTTTACCCGAAGATAATTTAACTGACGAGTTTACTGACGATCCCGAATTAACCAACCAATTAGAGGAAGAACAAGTAACTAATGAAGATCGCTTAGATTTAGACAAAAATTACCACAATGGCGCTAATTTAGCAGTTTCTACTTCCGAAGATGGTAAAAGCGAGTCAAATAATCTTGAAAACTCTCTTCCGGAAATCCGCAAAACTTCTCGTCTCGCCAAAATTGATATTATTGACGAGTTGATTAAAGACTTGCGTCAACCAGATCCTAACAAGCGACGTAAAGCAATTTGGGAATTAGCCCAACGTGCCGATTCTCGCGCAATGCAGCCTTTAGTTGAGTTAATGATTGACTGTGATTCCCAAGAACGTAGTTTAATTTTGGAAGCGATCGCCCAAATTAGCAACCGTACTCTCAAACCCCTGAATCGGGCTTTAGCTATTTCCCTGCAAGACGATAACCCAGAAGTACGGAAAAACGCGATTCGCGATTTAACCAGAGTTTACGAGTTAATTTCTCAAGTTAGTCGTATGTTGTGCAATGCTGCTGACGATCCCGATCCAGAAGTTCAAGAAACGGCAGAATGGGCGCTTTCTCGGCTGAATCAGCTTCAAATGCCTGCTTCTGATTCTAATTTAGATCGCTTGTCAATGGGACAAAATCCGCCTAATAATTAGGGATTAGGGATTAGGGATTAGGGATTAGGGATTGGGGATTGGGGATTGGGGATTAGGGATTAGGGATTAGGGATTAGGGATTAGGGATTAGGGAGACAAGGAGTATAAACTGATAACTGATAACTGATAACTGTTCACTGAACCCAGTCACCAGTCCCCAGTCACCAGTCACCAGTCCCCAGTCCCCAGTCCCCAGTCCCCAGTCCCCAGTCACCAGTCCCCAGTCCCCAGTCACCAGTCCCCAGTCCCCAGTCACCAATTCCCAAATACTAACTAATGAAACTACTATTTTTATCAACACCTGTAGGTTGTCTCGGTTCGGGACAAGGTGGTGGTGTAGAATTAACACTGCAAAATGTTGCTCAAGAAATGCGAAAACGCGGACATGAAGTGCAAGTGGTTGCGCCTGTGGGTTCAGTTTTGGGCGATATTAGGATTGTGGGAATTGCCGGAAATTTGCAAGTTCCAGCGCAAAGTCAAGGACGAGATCTTCCGATTTGTTTGCCGGATAATTCAGTATTGGCGAATATGTGCGAGTATGTTCGCCAGGAACAGACAAATTACGATTTAATTGTTAATTTTGCTTACGATTGGTTGCCCTTTTACCTAACACCATTTTTTCGCTGTCCGATCGCTCATTTTATCAGTATGGGTTCAATGAGTGTGGCGCTGGATCGAATTATGACAGATGTGGCGCAGAAATTTCCCGAGGCGATCGCGGTTTATACTCTCTCTCAAGCGGCTACTTTTCCTTTTGCTGAGTCTTGTCATATTTTAGGCAGTGGCATCGATTTGGATTTGTATCAATTTTGTCCCCAACCAGGAGAATCTTTGGCTTGGTTGGGTAGAATTGCACCAGAGAAAGCCCTTGAAGATGCGGTTGCAGCCGCGAAAATTACTGGAATTCCGCTACGGATTTTTGGCAAAATGCAGGATCGAGATTACTGGCAGCAAATTTGTCAAGATTATCCTGATGCACCTGTAGAATATGGCGGATTTTTGTCTACTGTAGAGTTACAACGGGAATTAGGTCAATGTCGGGCGATGTTGATGACTCCTCGTTGGGTAGAAGCTTTTGGTAATGTCGTCATTGAAGCTTTTGCTTGCGGAGTTCCGGTTATTGCCTATCGTCTCGGTGGACCTGCCGAAATCGTTCGCGATGGCAAAACAGGCTTTTTGGTTGAACCGGGCAGCGTCACGGGGCTAGTAGAGGCAATTCAGCGTATAAATGAAATCGATCGCTATGCTTGTCGTCAGCAAGCTGAGGCAGAATATTCTTTAGCCGCGTTAGGCGATCGCTTTGAAATCTGGTTTAATCAAGTTAGGCAAAGTTAGCCCACAGAATGATAATCTGGGGCTATCTAGATTTAATTTATCTCAGGAAGTGAGATATGCTGAATTGAAAGATTTAATCGAAGAAATCTTTAACTTTTTCGACTAAGTTTTCGCCAGTATTTTCAGCGCGATCTTCGGCGCGATCGAGAGAATTTTCAATCTTGTCCCCAGTGCGATCGAAATTAATTTTCGCTTCACCAGCAGCTTGTTGCGCTTTACCTTTAGCTTCTCTTAATGCACCTTCAACTTGATTGGAAGTTGTGCCGAAGTTTCTCTGGGCTTTACCTGCGGCTTCGTTAGTCTTACCTTGAATTTTATCACCAATCCCTTCAAAAGTATTTTCTAAAGCAATGAGAGCTTGAGAGCCGCTCATGTTAGGATTTGCTGAAGCTGAAGGTACGCCTACTCCCACAAATAATAAGCAAATTAGGCAGATTGGTAAAACGAAACGGAAAATTTTCTTAATCATATTAAGCGCGAAATGTTTGTAATGGAGAATACAAAAATCACTTTTTTTAGTGACTTTTGCATTCTCGCGCTTCTCTAGTGAAATTTTAATGGATCTAGAGACAGATTAATTCGGTTATTGTTTTATCTCCTAAGATAGATATATTTTTTAGGGATGAAATTTTAGCAAAAAACTCAATTGAACTTATCCCAAATCCTCATAATTAATCACAATTGAAAACCAGCCAGCTAACCTAGAAACATTAAAGTCTTTTTGAAGTGTGGCATTTTGCCAACTATAGCAATGGTAAATCATTCGTAAAATTTAGAGAGACTAAAATGCAACGTCTCTACACCAGATAATTAAAAAAATCACAAATCTCCTCCTAAGATAGAAAACTTATTGTCAGTAAAGGCAAAATTGTTGTAGTCGCTACTCGTTTTTAATCAAGAAAAGTTACAGTTTAGACTTGGTAGATATGAAGTTATAATCAAAACCAAATTTATATTAGTTTGTAGTTAAAATTGTATTTTTGAACGAAATATCTTTTTTTAGCTTTAGCAAAGAACTAATATAAAATTCATGTCTTGATAACTAGCCACGATCGAAACAAGCGATGAAAATCGAAGCGATACGCGCATTACAATAATCTTAAAGCATTTTGGTAGTGCGGAAATTTTATCCGCTAGATAACTGATTGACTAAAAACTGTACATGAACGCTAAGATAAAATATAAAATAGTCGCCTGAAATCAACATTTAAAATTTATGAATTCACTATTATCCCGCTTGCTAGCAATTTTTCTCAGCTTAACTTTGCTGTTTTCAACTGGCTGTCAGACTAATTCTCGAACTGACAGCGATATAATTAAGATTACCATGTGGCATGGAATAAATCCACCTGCAAATAGAGATGTTTTTAATGAATTAGTTGCTAAGTTTAATCAAAATCATCCCCACATAGAATTAGAAGCATTATATATCGGACAACCAGATGGACAATTACCGAAAATTCTCACAGCAGTAGTAGGAAATGTGCCACCGGACATTCTTTGGTTTACACCGCAATTAACAGGTCAACTAGTAGAATTACAGGCGATCAAACCCCTTGATGATTGGCTAAATAATTCTCCTCTAAAAGCTGAAATTGACCCAGTTTTGTTTGAATCTATGGAATTGAACGATCATTTGTGGTCGATTCCTTTAGCTACTAATAATGCAGCAATATTTTATCGTCCTTCTTTGTTTGAGAAAGCAGGAATTACTGAGTTGCCGCAAACTTGGGCAGAATTACGGAAAGTAGCAGAAAAATTAACTCAGGATTTCGATAAAGATGGTTTAATCGACCAATATGGATTATTTTTATCTTTAGGAAAAGGAGAATGGACTGTGTTTGCGTGGCTACCCTTTGTCTTTAGTGCGGGTGGCGAATTAACTTCCGGAAATCAGCCGAATTTAGTTAATGAAGGTACCATTTCTGCCTTACAATTTGGGGCAGATTTAGTAGGAGATAATTTAGCAATTTTATCTGCACCAGAAAGAGGTTATGAAATGGATAATTTCCTTACGGGAAAAGCAGCCATGCAAGTAACAGGACCTTGGACTTTAGGACAATTACAGCAAACTAATATAGATTATGGTGTTTTTCCTATTCCTGCCAAAAAAGAACGTGCCGCAGTTGTGGGTGGAGAAAACTTATTTGTCTTTAAAACTACTCCGGAAAGAGAACAAGCAGCAATTGAGTTTTTGTCCTATGTTTTGAGTGAAGAATTTCAAACAGCTTGGGCTTTGGGGACAGGATATTTACCGATTAATAAAAAAGCCCAAAAAAGTGCAGAATATCAAAAATTTGTGCAAGAAAATCCCATGCTAAATGTATTTTTGCAGCAAATGGACTGGGCGCGATCGCGTCCTATCATTCCCGGTTATACTCGTCTCTCAGAAAACTTCGGACGTGCAATTGAAGCTTCTCTTCTAGGGAAAGAAAGCCCCGCAGAAGCTTTAGCTGCATCTCAACGACGTTTAGAGTTAATTTTTCAAGATAAATACGTTCAGAAATGATTGACAAAAATCAATATCTGTGTTCATCTGCGTTGATCTGTGGTTTCAACTGCTATCCTAAATTTTGCTCACAGTTGAGGAAATTTAATGACAGGAAAACCGACAAATAAATGTCAGTTACCACCACCGCTAAAACCAGGAGATAGGTTACGAGTTATTACTCCTAGCGGAACTTTGCGCGAGTTGGAAGCGTTTGAGAAGGGAGTAAAAATTTGGCGCGATCGCGGCTACCAAATCGAATACGCTAGTCATTGGGATGCACGTTGCGGCTATTTGGCAGGAAAAGATAGCCAACGCCGTGAAGCGTTAGCTGAGGCTTGGTTTGACCCGGAATGTAAAGGTATTCTTTGTGCTAGAGGTGGTTATGGTAGCACGAGGTTGCTGGAAAATTGGCGTTGGGATGTTGAGAGTGAAGGAATTTGCGGACAAGGAAGTAGAGAGGTTGCATGCAACGTCTCTACAAACCCCAATCACCAATCACCAATCACCAATCACCAGTCCCCAGTCCCCAGTCACCAATCACCAGTCCCCAGTCCCCAGTCCCCAGTCACCAGTCCCCAGTCACCAGTCCCCAGTCCCCAGTCCCCAGTCACCAGTCCCCAGTCACCAGTCCCCAGTCCCCAGTCCCCAATCACCAAATGGCTAATCGGCTTTTCTGATGTCACAGCATTGCTGTGGAGTTTAGCGAAAGCGGGTATTTCTAGCTTACACGCGCCGGTTTTAACTACTTTGAGTAGGGAGCCTCAATGGTCAATTGAACGACTGTTTGACTGCGTAGAAGGTCGTTCAGTGGCTCCTTTGACTGGTAATGGTTGGGGTGGTGATGTAGCGACTGGGATCTTGTTACCAGCTAATTTAACTGTAGCGACTCATTTGTTAAATACACCTCTTCAACCTAACCTGGAAGGCGTTATTCTGGCTTTAGAAGACGTGACAGAGGCTCCTTATCGCATTGACCGAATGTTAACTCAGTGGCGGATGTCTGGGGCGTTTGCGGG encodes:
- a CDS encoding glycosyltransferase family 4 protein, whose product is MKLLFLSTPVGCLGSGQGGGVELTLQNVAQEMRKRGHEVQVVAPVGSVLGDIRIVGIAGNLQVPAQSQGRDLPICLPDNSVLANMCEYVRQEQTNYDLIVNFAYDWLPFYLTPFFRCPIAHFISMGSMSVALDRIMTDVAQKFPEAIAVYTLSQAATFPFAESCHILGSGIDLDLYQFCPQPGESLAWLGRIAPEKALEDAVAAAKITGIPLRIFGKMQDRDYWQQICQDYPDAPVEYGGFLSTVELQRELGQCRAMLMTPRWVEAFGNVVIEAFACGVPVIAYRLGGPAEIVRDGKTGFLVEPGSVTGLVEAIQRINEIDRYACRQQAEAEYSLAALGDRFEIWFNQVRQS
- a CDS encoding peptidoglycan-binding protein, with amino-acid sequence MMRDRLPLFLAACFTCLTVTENLSTRLAFSLSYPGDYEIAQLEDNATTPKPTLIPGSQGAEVEQLQTKLKQLGYFEGEIDGVYNESTRLAVEEFQRSQALAADGIVGSGTWQKLDAVEVKSTPTPAESDTSPVEEEKPLFSKRTLFLFGVFFAIVASLGVGIVFLLGMFKGKKKARRNLRSVLPEDNLTDEFTDDPELTNQLEEEQVTNEDRLDLDKNYHNGANLAVSTSEDGKSESNNLENSLPEIRKTSRLAKIDIIDELIKDLRQPDPNKRRKAIWELAQRADSRAMQPLVELMIDCDSQERSLILEAIAQISNRTLKPLNRALAISLQDDNPEVRKNAIRDLTRVYELISQVSRMLCNAADDPDPEVQETAEWALSRLNQLQMPASDSNLDRLSMGQNPPNN
- the crtR gene encoding beta-carotene hydroxylase codes for the protein MSEAQVPMTVPKDFLKPPGGWNPTVVMFLVALMLIVLSICGYYLWNWQSWCCFWLNVLALHLSGSVIHDASHNAAHRNRIINALLGHGSALILGFAFPVFTRVHLQHHAHVNDPENDPDHFVSTGGPLWLIAPRFFYHEVFFFKRALWRKYELLEWFLSRLFLAGIVYLSLQFGFFDYVVNYWFVPALVVGLTLGLFFDYLPHRPFQERDRWKNARVYASAILNLLILGQNYHLIHHLWPSIPWYKYQSAYRATKPLLDSKGCHQSLGLLKFKDFCGFVYDIFLGIRFHRKKSKQAIGD
- a CDS encoding DMT family transporter — its product is MESNITKFKKYLYPLILITPFFLWGTAMVAMKGVIPNTTPLFMAGIRLLPAGLLVLAVGMILGRPQPQGWKAWLWISLFALVDGVMFQGFLAEGLVRTGAGLGSVMIDSQPIAIAILSSWLFGEIIGIWGGIGLLTGVLGISLIGFPDRWIVNLLQGDFLNISFNWEALFSNGEWLMLLASLSMAVGTIMIRFVTRYADPVTATGWHMIVGGLPLFIFSGIGESNQWANLDLNGWLGLTYATVFGSAIAYGLFFYIASSGNLTSFTSLTFLTPVFALIFGNLFLAEVLSEIQWVGVCLTLVSILLINQRERIGQWWHKEVREENAETSNSQKTDRSAIAKQVSLKITDSTSRSIS
- a CDS encoding CsbD family protein; protein product: MIKKIFRFVLPICLICLLFVGVGVPSASANPNMSGSQALIALENTFEGIGDKIQGKTNEAAGKAQRNFGTTSNQVEGALREAKGKAQQAAGEAKINFDRTGDKIENSLDRAEDRAENTGENLVEKVKDFFD
- a CDS encoding lysophospholipid acyltransferase family protein; translation: MSSDSPLQISNLLLAAMEMRMFVYHENRIPQNTAVVVVSNHRSFMDASVLMKALGHPLRTACHHYMGQVPVMREFVHLLGCFPLEEREQRQQSFFKQATELLKSHEWVAVFPEGAQPMIKLTQPEKVGKFHRGFAHLAFRTDVCNLAVLPVAIASYEENVTKAVPLRFLRLFDPSEPLFDQSGWHPMVTYQSVNVLIGHPYWITPTQREQYQGKQAKQVITHLTKYCRSQITELLAVGCN
- a CDS encoding ABC transporter substrate-binding protein; protein product: MNSLLSRLLAIFLSLTLLFSTGCQTNSRTDSDIIKITMWHGINPPANRDVFNELVAKFNQNHPHIELEALYIGQPDGQLPKILTAVVGNVPPDILWFTPQLTGQLVELQAIKPLDDWLNNSPLKAEIDPVLFESMELNDHLWSIPLATNNAAIFYRPSLFEKAGITELPQTWAELRKVAEKLTQDFDKDGLIDQYGLFLSLGKGEWTVFAWLPFVFSAGGELTSGNQPNLVNEGTISALQFGADLVGDNLAILSAPERGYEMDNFLTGKAAMQVTGPWTLGQLQQTNIDYGVFPIPAKKERAAVVGGENLFVFKTTPEREQAAIEFLSYVLSEEFQTAWALGTGYLPINKKAQKSAEYQKFVQENPMLNVFLQQMDWARSRPIIPGYTRLSENFGRAIEASLLGKESPAEALAASQRRLELIFQDKYVQK
- the sppA gene encoding signal peptide peptidase SppA, with product MVWPFKTKKAKQIARIEITGAIASETRKRVLKALKVVEERKYPALLLRIDSPGGTVGDSQEIYYALKRLREKIKIVASFGNISASGGVYIGMGAEHIVANPGTITGSIGVILRGNNLERLLDKIGVSFKVIKSGPYKDILAFDRDPTPEEMNILQQLIDTSYQQFVQTVAEGRNLAVETVRSFADGRIFTGEQALELGVVDRLGTEEDARCWAAELAGLDPEKSKCETIEEKKNPLMRLISGQSPKKSGIEAARDWLEFELATSGQPLWLYRP
- a CDS encoding alpha/beta fold hydrolase; this translates as MPKLKSYPCFLTPKNLNPHYPLFVFLPGMDGTGELLRCQTESLQESFDIRCLAIPSDDLTDWDTLSAQVVELIKKEIGKESQRSVYLCGESFGGCLALKVAVREPKLFDRIILVNPASSFSQRPWLRWGAQYLRLIPECFYRFSALAILPFFVTLARTASRERRELLEAMRSVPPHTVQWRISLLKDFRVDENHLRRLTQPVLLIAGGADRVLPSIAEAKRLASKLPDARIFVLKYSGHACLLETETQLYQILKAENFLAADVPQPATISNSN
- the aroH gene encoding chorismate mutase, encoding MEWKVQAIRGATTAEENTIEAIREAVSELLEEVELRNQLDPEDIISAVFTTTRDLDAIFPAAIARERPRWDNVALLDVQQMHVEGSLERCIRIMLHVNTPTPKLKLNHPYLRKAKNLRPDWSLSQIS